Proteins co-encoded in one Novosphingobium sp. PP1Y genomic window:
- the istA gene encoding IS21 family transposase: protein MAGRHINDHQVRLFMTNRRNNPVALAAAKAGFSPATGYRVLQDARLPSQRQTPRSRRRPDPLAGIFDEVVVPMLEAAPGLRPIAIFEELRRRYPETVFGSRRTLERRIRDWRAMNGQDREVIFRQVHEAGRLGLSDFTCMDDLAVSIAGQPLDHLLYHFRLPCGGFEHGHVILGGESFVALAEGLQNALWSAGGAPKLHRTDSLSAAFRNLDADAKIDLTRRYDALCAHYGMEPTRNNRGIAHENGAIESAHGHIKAAVKDALLLRGSGDFADLADYRRFIDEVVNARNRRHGPGIDAERKFLQPLPDVRTTDYEEILVTVTSSGGFTLRKVFYTVPSRLIGHRLRVRLYDDRLDVFIGGTRLMTLPRGRAGMNGKHGHVVDYRHVIHSLRRKPMALLGLVYRDSLFPRDAYRLMFDHLLEVQGEREACRTTVALLAMAHERACEAELAALLTEDLTARRTPCLTTLRARFSPDPADLPEVVVQLVPLSIYDGLIEQGEAA from the coding sequence GTGGCCGGCCGACACATCAACGATCATCAGGTGAGACTTTTCATGACCAACAGACGTAATAACCCCGTCGCTCTGGCGGCGGCGAAGGCCGGGTTCAGCCCGGCGACGGGCTATCGGGTTTTGCAGGACGCCCGGTTGCCATCACAGCGGCAAACACCGCGCAGCCGGCGCCGGCCCGATCCCCTTGCCGGTATCTTCGATGAAGTGGTGGTGCCGATGCTGGAGGCTGCTCCCGGCCTTCGGCCCATAGCGATCTTCGAGGAACTGCGGCGCCGATATCCCGAGACCGTGTTCGGCTCCCGGCGAACCCTGGAGCGGCGCATTCGCGACTGGCGCGCCATGAACGGGCAAGATCGCGAAGTCATTTTCCGGCAAGTGCACGAGGCGGGGCGGCTCGGCCTGTCCGATTTTACGTGCATGGACGATCTGGCAGTTTCGATCGCCGGACAGCCGCTGGACCACCTGCTCTATCACTTCCGGCTGCCTTGCGGCGGCTTCGAGCACGGACACGTCATCCTGGGCGGCGAGAGTTTCGTTGCCTTGGCCGAAGGGCTGCAGAACGCGCTCTGGTCCGCAGGCGGTGCGCCGAAGCTTCATCGCACCGATAGCCTGTCAGCCGCCTTCCGCAATCTGGACGCCGATGCCAAGATCGACCTGACCAGGCGCTATGACGCGCTCTGTGCCCATTATGGAATGGAGCCCACGAGGAACAACCGGGGCATTGCCCATGAGAACGGCGCGATCGAGAGTGCCCATGGCCATATCAAGGCTGCCGTGAAGGATGCGCTGCTGCTGCGCGGTAGCGGCGACTTCGCCGACCTTGCCGACTATCGCCGCTTCATCGACGAGGTCGTAAATGCGCGCAACCGGCGGCACGGCCCCGGGATCGATGCCGAACGCAAGTTCCTGCAGCCGCTGCCGGACGTGCGCACCACCGACTACGAGGAGATCCTCGTGACGGTCACGTCCTCGGGCGGCTTCACGCTGCGCAAGGTGTTCTACACGGTCCCATCCCGCCTGATCGGGCACCGTTTGCGGGTCCGCCTGTATGATGACCGCCTCGACGTCTTCATCGGCGGCACGAGGCTCATGACCCTGCCGCGCGGCCGCGCGGGCATGAACGGGAAGCACGGCCACGTCGTCGATTACCGCCACGTGATCCATTCCCTGCGCCGCAAACCCATGGCGCTGCTGGGCCTGGTCTATCGCGACAGCCTGTTCCCGCGAGATGCCTATCGCCTGATGTTCGACCACTTGCTGGAAGTTCAAGGCGAGCGGGAGGCATGCCGCACTACCGTCGCACTTCTGGCCATGGCCCACGAACGCGCCTGCGAGGCCGAGCTCGCCGCGCTCCTGACCGAGGATCTGACCGCGCGCCGAACACCGTGCCTGACAACCTTGCGGGCCCGGTTTAGTCCGGACCCTGCCGATCTGCCCGAAGTCGTGGTCCAACTGGTGCCGCTCTCGATCTACGACGGACTGATCGAACAGGGAGAAGCCGCATGA
- the istB gene encoding IS21-like element helper ATPase IstB, producing the protein MNAAPMIDAQRLSLMLNELRLPTIKHIWGDFAAQADKEGWPASRFLAALAEHELAERDRRRIERHLAEAHLPAGKTLDCFAFDAVPMISKAQVMALCAGDGWLEQGANLILFGPPGGGKTHLAAAIGLALVERGWRVLFTRTSDLVQRLQVARRELALESAMARLDKYHLLILDDFAYVSRDQAETSVLFELISARYERRSLLITANQPFGEWNRVFPDPAMTLAAVDRLVHHATIFEMNVESYRRRTAQARRTGAGRPAAYTTPKVLETIRDNQDENDDLASDNQNRH; encoded by the coding sequence ATGAACGCAGCTCCCATGATCGATGCACAGCGCCTCAGCCTCATGCTCAACGAGCTGCGCCTGCCCACCATCAAGCACATCTGGGGGGACTTTGCCGCCCAGGCGGACAAGGAAGGGTGGCCGGCCAGCAGGTTCCTCGCCGCGCTCGCCGAACACGAACTCGCCGAACGAGATCGCCGCCGGATCGAGCGTCATCTGGCAGAGGCCCATCTGCCCGCGGGCAAGACCCTGGACTGCTTCGCCTTCGATGCCGTGCCGATGATCTCCAAGGCTCAGGTCATGGCCCTGTGCGCCGGCGATGGCTGGCTCGAGCAAGGCGCCAACCTCATCCTGTTCGGTCCGCCCGGCGGCGGCAAAACCCATCTTGCCGCGGCAATCGGCCTCGCACTGGTGGAACGGGGCTGGAGGGTTCTGTTCACCCGAACTTCCGACCTCGTGCAACGCCTGCAGGTCGCGCGGCGCGAACTCGCACTTGAATCCGCCATGGCCAGGCTCGACAAATACCACCTGCTCATTCTCGACGACTTCGCCTACGTCTCGCGCGATCAGGCCGAGACGTCGGTGCTCTTCGAGCTGATCAGCGCACGCTACGAGCGACGGTCGTTGCTGATCACCGCCAACCAGCCCTTCGGCGAATGGAACAGGGTCTTCCCCGATCCCGCGATGACGCTCGCCGCCGTGGACAGGCTCGTGCACCATGCCACCATCTTCGAGATGAACGTCGAAAGTTACCGGCGGCGCACCGCACAGGCCAGGCGCACCGGTGCCGGGCGCCCCGCCGCCTACACCACGCCAAAGGTCCTCGAGACCATCCGCGACAATCAGGATGAGAACGACGACCTTGCCAGCGACAATCAAAACAGGCACTGA
- a CDS encoding tyrosine-type recombinase/integrase, with amino-acid sequence MRRRFLPKYVTAFIDRHGKERLRFRRTGFESHYFKSELGTEAFRQEYRACLDGREVAAPVKVKRSAPGTIDDLVARYCSLPSRLGPTEMTQRKIRGILEKFRKVHGHRTVADLEFEHVEAILQRKMERRKVGSRIEGGVEAARKLRKELVRLFDFAVKSRMIDRNPAALADRIKIAPGERSKGYYSWTESDIDQYRECHPLGSRARLAMELMLWTGQRRIDAIHLGPRHVATGRIELSQSKGGKVLGLPVAPQLLEAIVAMPPLPEGAECFLLNELGRPFTNAGFGNWFRDRCDEAGLHKCTAHGLRKAMMRRLADVETSQQGLKSVSGHSRDEEVAIYVRGAEQRRLAAAAIARVSDWEKLPETEKEDALAEAAKSALSAWKMSNLGGS; translated from the coding sequence ATGAGACGCCGATTTTTGCCCAAATACGTAACGGCGTTTATCGACCGCCACGGCAAGGAGCGTTTGCGCTTTCGGCGCACCGGATTCGAAAGCCACTATTTCAAATCCGAGCTGGGAACCGAGGCGTTCCGTCAGGAATATCGGGCATGCCTGGATGGTCGGGAAGTTGCCGCACCAGTGAAGGTCAAGCGCAGCGCTCCGGGGACTATTGATGACCTCGTGGCACGATATTGCTCTTTGCCGTCACGGCTAGGTCCGACTGAAATGACCCAGCGAAAAATTCGCGGCATCCTAGAGAAATTCAGAAAGGTGCATGGGCATCGCACTGTTGCGGATCTGGAATTTGAACATGTTGAGGCCATCTTGCAGCGCAAAATGGAACGGCGGAAGGTCGGCTCGCGAATCGAAGGCGGCGTTGAGGCCGCTCGCAAGCTCCGAAAGGAATTGGTCCGCCTGTTCGATTTCGCCGTCAAATCCCGGATGATAGATCGCAATCCCGCAGCTTTGGCCGACCGTATCAAGATCGCTCCGGGCGAACGTTCCAAAGGCTATTACAGTTGGACTGAGAGCGACATAGACCAGTATCGCGAATGCCATCCTCTGGGATCTCGCGCTCGGCTTGCGATGGAATTGATGTTGTGGACTGGGCAGCGTCGGATTGATGCAATCCACCTTGGTCCCAGGCACGTAGCGACCGGGCGTATTGAACTCAGCCAATCCAAGGGGGGGAAGGTCCTGGGTTTACCCGTCGCACCTCAGCTTCTCGAAGCAATTGTCGCCATGCCTCCATTACCGGAGGGTGCGGAATGTTTCCTTCTGAACGAACTGGGCCGCCCGTTCACCAATGCCGGATTTGGGAATTGGTTTCGAGATCGATGCGACGAGGCCGGATTGCATAAGTGCACTGCACACGGCCTGCGAAAGGCGATGATGCGGCGCTTGGCGGACGTTGAGACGAGCCAGCAAGGCCTCAAGTCGGTATCAGGTCACAGCCGCGATGAAGAGGTGGCAATCTATGTCCGTGGCGCTGAGCAGAGACGTCTTGCCGCAGCCGCTATCGCCCGAGTCTCCGACTGGGAAAAATTGCCTGAAACAGAAAAGGAAGATGCGCTCGCAGAGGCCGCAAAATCGGCTCTATCGGCGTGGAAAATGTCTAACCTTGGAGGGAGTTAG
- a CDS encoding molybdenum cofactor guanylyltransferase: MILGAVLAGGQSSRFGSDKALAELEGHTLLALAVDALAGLCDHVIVVGRETAPAPTLPDWPRPGMGPLGGIAAALHHARDEGYETVLTCGVDVASLPDNLLDLLGAAPACLADQPVIGLWPASATKSIEALLHSDEKHSMLRFADRIGARKAKIDGAIPNINTPADLSAIAGKA, encoded by the coding sequence ATGATCCTTGGAGCCGTTCTTGCAGGTGGACAATCCAGTCGTTTCGGCAGTGACAAGGCTCTGGCGGAGTTGGAAGGGCACACCTTGCTTGCCCTGGCGGTCGATGCGCTTGCAGGATTGTGCGATCACGTGATCGTGGTCGGGCGCGAGACGGCGCCTGCGCCGACCCTGCCGGACTGGCCGCGCCCCGGGATGGGCCCCTTGGGCGGCATCGCCGCGGCCCTGCATCACGCGCGGGACGAGGGCTACGAAACGGTGCTGACTTGCGGCGTCGATGTTGCGTCCTTGCCCGACAACCTGCTCGACCTTCTGGGCGCAGCACCGGCCTGTCTGGCCGATCAGCCGGTGATCGGCCTCTGGCCGGCCTCGGCGACGAAGTCGATCGAAGCGCTGCTCCACAGCGATGAGAAGCATTCGATGCTGCGCTTCGCCGACAGGATCGGCGCGCGCAAGGCGAAGATCGACGGCGCGATCCCGAACATCAACACGCCGGCGGACCTCTCCGCGATCGCGGGCAAGGCCTAG
- a CDS encoding DNA-binding response regulator, with translation MMASLDTAKNADQRKGAKQGFCWLASGDIPKELDLRRSGWKLVERDRPSEECIGIFHAAGLDNMGWMHILASFGVEMRRHVLVTGVELAHERATLLQIGFGDVVSSDISLEELDARASRVAEALQWLPRHRKIGSLSLDLLAREAFGDDKPLNLNPREFALLWRLADCVGQTVSKQSLIQDVWRMGFVPETNSIAVHMSRLRRKLSFVELSGMIETSSPGGYRLTLPDDHEESRGAHSQYGKVAPAGSGQPRASKH, from the coding sequence ATGATGGCCAGCCTGGACACCGCCAAGAATGCCGACCAGCGCAAGGGAGCCAAGCAGGGCTTCTGCTGGTTGGCCTCGGGCGACATACCCAAGGAACTGGATCTGCGGCGGTCCGGCTGGAAGCTCGTCGAGCGCGACCGGCCGAGCGAGGAATGCATCGGCATCTTTCATGCCGCCGGCCTCGACAACATGGGCTGGATGCACATCCTCGCCTCGTTCGGAGTGGAAATGCGGCGCCACGTCCTGGTAACGGGCGTGGAGCTTGCACACGAACGGGCCACGCTGCTGCAGATCGGGTTCGGCGACGTCGTTTCTTCGGATATCAGCCTCGAGGAACTGGATGCCCGGGCCAGCCGCGTCGCCGAGGCGCTGCAATGGCTGCCGCGGCATCGCAAGATCGGCTCCCTCTCGCTCGACCTGCTCGCGCGAGAGGCCTTCGGCGACGACAAACCGCTCAATCTCAACCCGCGTGAATTCGCCCTGCTATGGCGCCTCGCGGACTGTGTCGGCCAAACCGTCAGCAAGCAGTCGCTGATCCAGGACGTCTGGCGCATGGGCTTCGTGCCGGAGACCAACAGCATCGCCGTCCACATGTCCCGGCTGCGGCGCAAGCTTTCCTTCGTGGAGCTGTCGGGCATGATCGAGACAAGCTCGCCCGGCGGTTATCGCCTTACCCTGCCCGACGATCACGAAGAGAGTCGCGGCGCCCACTCGCAGTACGGCAAAGTGGCCCCGGCGGGCTCCGGACAGCCCCGCGCCTCCAAGCACTGA
- a CDS encoding LL-diaminopimelate aminotransferase produces the protein MEDEFYRIKRLPPYVIAEVNAMRHAARQAGRDIIDLGMGNPDLPPPQHVIDKLCEVAQKPDAHGYSASSGIPGIRRAQANYYGRRFNVDLDPETEVVMTMGSKEGLASLATAITAPGDVVLSPNPSYPIHTFGFIIAGATIRSVPTTPDERYWQSLERAMAFTVPRPSILIVNYPSNPTAETVDLAFYERLVAWAKENKVWILSDLAYSELYYDGQPTRSILEVPGAKDVAVEFTSMSKTFSMAGWRVGFAVGNAKLIAALKRVKSYLDYGAFTPIQAAACAALNGPQDIVEKNRELYQKRRDVMVEAFGRAGWEIPSPKASMFAWAPLPPALKEMGSLEFSKQLLTEAEVAVAPGVGYGEDGEGFVRIAMVENEQRLRQAARNIKRFLTSKGVNTPGT, from the coding sequence ATGGAAGACGAGTTCTACCGCATCAAGCGCCTGCCGCCCTACGTCATCGCCGAAGTCAACGCGATGCGGCACGCAGCACGCCAGGCGGGACGGGACATCATCGACCTCGGCATGGGCAACCCCGACCTGCCGCCGCCGCAGCACGTAATCGACAAGCTGTGCGAAGTGGCGCAGAAGCCCGATGCCCACGGCTACTCCGCTTCTTCGGGCATTCCGGGCATACGCCGCGCCCAGGCGAACTACTATGGCCGCCGCTTCAACGTCGACCTCGATCCCGAGACCGAAGTGGTGATGACCATGGGCTCGAAGGAAGGCCTGGCCAGCCTCGCCACGGCGATCACCGCGCCGGGCGATGTCGTGCTCTCGCCCAATCCCAGCTACCCGATCCACACTTTCGGCTTCATCATCGCCGGGGCGACGATCCGCTCGGTGCCGACGACGCCGGACGAGCGCTACTGGCAGTCGCTGGAACGCGCGATGGCCTTCACCGTGCCGCGCCCGTCGATCCTGATCGTCAACTACCCGTCGAACCCCACGGCCGAAACCGTCGACCTCGCTTTCTACGAACGCCTCGTCGCCTGGGCCAAGGAGAACAAGGTCTGGATCCTGTCCGACCTTGCCTACTCAGAACTCTATTACGATGGACAGCCGACCCGTTCGATCCTCGAGGTTCCGGGCGCCAAGGACGTTGCCGTCGAGTTCACCTCGATGTCCAAGACCTTCTCCATGGCAGGCTGGCGCGTCGGCTTCGCCGTCGGCAACGCGAAGCTGATAGCCGCGCTCAAGCGCGTGAAGTCCTACCTCGACTACGGCGCCTTCACGCCGATCCAGGCTGCCGCCTGCGCAGCACTCAACGGCCCGCAGGACATCGTCGAGAAGAACCGCGAACTGTACCAGAAGCGCCGCGACGTCATGGTCGAGGCCTTCGGCCGCGCCGGGTGGGAAATCCCCAGCCCCAAGGCCTCGATGTTCGCATGGGCCCCCCTGCCTCCTGCCCTCAAGGAGATGGGCAGCCTCGAGTTCTCGAAGCAGCTTCTTACCGAAGCCGAAGTCGCGGTCGCGCCGGGCGTCGGATATGGCGAGGACGGCGAAGGTTTCGTGCGCATCGCCATGGTCGAGAACGAGCAACGGCTGCGCCAGGCCGCCCGCAACATCAAGCGCTTCCTGACCTCCAAGGGGGTCAACACACCAGGCACCTGA
- a CDS encoding alpha/beta hydrolase — protein MATDATEVFSDMLRSQAKGMATLFGQMLPAESSQGAEKAVQWAEVAARLQSIWTEFQVEQLSKASGEKSHYTDPVKWIATLEAVMRQLPLSNPEVQQGLWDEVIAVLTAVLGQYGMGPRAFEEAKGDPHMPLRDRRFADPEWRSKPVFAVLHQLYLLLSSQVMKHAEAIEDIEPGRKAQLMFAAKTIVDALSPANFPLTNPVALAKANETGGESLIRGFEHMLDDLRKGQLTHTNPAAFKLGENIAVTPGKVVHETDLFQIIQYTPTTDKVLATPLVIFPPWINRFYILDLNAKKSFVRWAVEQGLTVFMVSWKSADASMSGLVWDDYIRAQIDAIDHVRERLKVPAVHTIGYCVAGTTLAATLAVLARKGEADKVASATFFTAQVDFEGAGDLKVFVDDQQIETIGQLSPEGYVDGRYLAATFNILRGNDLIWNYVEKNYLKGEEYPAFDLLHWNGDVTNLPARWHRDYLRDLYRDNRLVVADSLSACGVPIDLHRISTPAYVQAGREDHIAPPSSVWKFTHYLSGPQTFLLAGSGHIAGVVNPPSSGKYQYWTHDGSPDTLEEFVAGAKEHPGSWWPHWIEWIRAHGNEEVSARGKRRPGGRGDKVIEDAPGRYVMTR, from the coding sequence ATGGCTACTGATGCTACGGAAGTGTTCTCGGATATGCTTCGCAGCCAGGCCAAGGGCATGGCGACTCTCTTCGGTCAGATGTTGCCTGCAGAAAGTTCCCAGGGCGCGGAAAAGGCCGTCCAATGGGCGGAAGTGGCAGCGCGCCTGCAGTCGATCTGGACCGAATTTCAGGTCGAGCAGCTGAGCAAGGCGTCGGGTGAGAAATCGCATTATACCGACCCGGTGAAGTGGATCGCGACTCTCGAGGCCGTGATGCGCCAGCTGCCGCTCTCCAACCCGGAAGTGCAGCAGGGCTTGTGGGACGAGGTCATCGCCGTATTGACGGCCGTGCTCGGCCAATACGGCATGGGACCGCGTGCATTCGAGGAAGCGAAGGGCGATCCCCATATGCCGCTTCGCGATCGGCGCTTCGCCGATCCGGAGTGGCGCAGCAAGCCTGTCTTCGCGGTCCTGCACCAGCTCTACCTCCTGTTGTCCTCGCAAGTGATGAAGCACGCCGAGGCGATCGAGGACATCGAGCCGGGCCGCAAGGCGCAGCTGATGTTCGCGGCGAAGACCATTGTCGATGCACTGAGCCCGGCGAACTTTCCGCTTACCAACCCGGTGGCGCTGGCCAAAGCCAACGAGACTGGCGGCGAGAGCCTGATCCGCGGGTTCGAGCATATGCTCGACGACCTGCGCAAGGGCCAACTGACGCATACCAACCCGGCCGCGTTCAAGCTGGGCGAGAACATCGCGGTGACGCCGGGCAAGGTCGTTCACGAGACCGACCTGTTCCAGATCATCCAGTACACGCCCACCACCGACAAGGTGCTGGCGACGCCGCTGGTGATCTTCCCGCCGTGGATCAACCGCTTCTACATCCTCGACCTCAACGCGAAGAAGAGCTTCGTGCGCTGGGCGGTCGAGCAGGGGCTGACCGTGTTCATGGTCTCTTGGAAGTCTGCCGACGCCTCGATGTCGGGTCTCGTCTGGGACGACTACATCCGGGCCCAGATCGACGCGATCGATCATGTGCGCGAGAGGCTGAAGGTGCCGGCCGTCCACACCATCGGCTATTGCGTTGCCGGGACGACCCTGGCGGCGACGCTGGCCGTGCTGGCGCGCAAGGGCGAGGCCGACAAGGTTGCCAGCGCGACCTTCTTTACCGCCCAGGTCGATTTCGAAGGGGCAGGCGACCTCAAGGTCTTCGTCGACGACCAGCAGATCGAGACGATCGGCCAGCTTTCGCCGGAGGGCTACGTCGACGGACGCTATCTTGCGGCCACCTTCAATATCCTTCGCGGCAACGATCTGATCTGGAACTACGTCGAGAAGAATTACCTCAAGGGCGAGGAATATCCTGCCTTCGACCTGCTGCACTGGAACGGCGACGTCACCAACCTGCCGGCGCGCTGGCATCGCGATTACCTGCGTGATCTCTACCGCGACAACCGGCTTGTCGTGGCGGATTCGCTGAGCGCCTGCGGGGTGCCGATCGACCTGCATCGCATCTCCACGCCGGCCTATGTCCAGGCCGGTCGCGAGGATCACATCGCGCCGCCGTCGAGCGTCTGGAAGTTTACCCATTACCTTTCCGGGCCGCAGACCTTCCTGCTGGCAGGATCCGGGCATATCGCAGGCGTGGTCAATCCGCCGTCCTCGGGCAAGTACCAGTACTGGACACACGACGGATCGCCCGACACGCTTGAGGAATTCGTCGCCGGAGCCAAGGAGCACCCGGGTAGCTGGTGGCCGCACTGGATTGAGTGGATTCGTGCGCATGGCAACGAAGAAGTCTCCGCGCGCGGCAAGCGGCGCCCGGGCGGACGCGGCGACAAGGTCATCGAGGACGCGCCGGGTCGCTACGTGATGACGCGCTGA
- a CDS encoding phasin family protein — translation MAGTEDEKGKALAEKAYEAAAASASDEPSVKAGKSVKPLAKATAAKAAPEESAAKKDELAVTPTEASKPEETPATEAKPEAAPVVETKAAAPDTSDAATAKVAPKAKTAPKAAVKPKTAVKPKAAAAKSKPAAVAKPKPAPVAPVKAAPAKPALEVAKVKPATAKPAAPQTKAAPKTVDAKSPVFAGLFTNFMLEEQSMDMSANFAGIQQAMTEAQAKAKAAFEKSTTMMGEVNEFTKGNVEAVMESGKIFAEGMQGLGSEIVSEGRSTFETMSGDIKELAAAKSPTDFFKIQGDMMRKNFDSAVAYSSKNSEAMLKLMSDVMAPISGRVSMAMEKVRQTSL, via the coding sequence ATGGCCGGCACCGAAGACGAGAAGGGTAAGGCGCTTGCCGAAAAGGCTTACGAAGCGGCGGCAGCGTCTGCTTCGGACGAGCCTTCGGTCAAGGCCGGGAAATCCGTCAAGCCGTTAGCCAAGGCGACGGCGGCGAAAGCCGCTCCAGAGGAATCAGCAGCGAAAAAGGATGAGCTTGCAGTGACCCCGACCGAAGCATCCAAGCCCGAAGAAACTCCGGCCACGGAAGCCAAGCCCGAAGCGGCTCCGGTCGTGGAAACGAAAGCTGCGGCGCCTGACACGTCCGACGCCGCGACGGCCAAGGTCGCGCCCAAGGCGAAGACTGCCCCCAAGGCGGCCGTCAAACCCAAGACTGCGGTGAAGCCCAAGGCTGCCGCCGCCAAGTCGAAGCCAGCTGCGGTTGCCAAGCCGAAGCCGGCACCCGTCGCTCCGGTCAAGGCCGCTCCGGCCAAGCCGGCGCTGGAGGTCGCAAAGGTAAAGCCTGCTACGGCCAAGCCCGCAGCACCTCAAACCAAGGCGGCGCCCAAGACCGTCGATGCCAAGTCACCCGTATTCGCAGGACTTTTCACCAACTTCATGCTCGAGGAACAATCAATGGACATGAGCGCTAACTTCGCAGGAATTCAGCAGGCGATGACCGAGGCCCAGGCCAAGGCCAAGGCCGCATTCGAAAAGAGCACCACCATGATGGGTGAAGTGAACGAATTCACCAAGGGCAACGTCGAAGCCGTCATGGAATCCGGCAAGATCTTCGCCGAAGGCATGCAAGGCCTTGGCTCCGAGATCGTTTCGGAAGGTCGCTCGACCTTCGAAACCATGTCGGGCGACATCAAGGAACTCGCCGCTGCCAAGTCGCCGACCGACTTCTTCAAGATCCAGGGCGATATGATGCGCAAGAACTTCGACAGCGCTGTCGCCTACAGCTCGAAGAACAGCGAAGCCATGCTCAAGCTCATGAGCGACGTGATGGCCCCGATCTCGGGCCGCGTCAGCATGGCCATGGAGAAGGTCCGCCAGACCTCGCTCTAA
- the clpS gene encoding ATP-dependent Clp protease adapter ClpS, with the protein MRCGDDDDSTRNPGGDEQVGIATKTRAKPKKPSQFKVLMLNDDYTPMEFVVMVLKRFFQMDLEQATRVMLHVHQKGVGVCGIFPYEIAETKVNQVMDFARQNQHPLQCTLEKA; encoded by the coding sequence ATGCGCTGTGGGGACGATGATGATTCCACCCGCAACCCGGGTGGCGACGAGCAGGTCGGCATCGCCACCAAGACCCGCGCAAAGCCCAAAAAGCCGAGCCAGTTCAAGGTGCTGATGCTCAATGACGACTATACCCCGATGGAATTCGTGGTGATGGTCCTCAAGCGATTTTTCCAGATGGATCTTGAGCAGGCGACCCGCGTCATGCTCCACGTGCATCAGAAGGGCGTCGGCGTCTGCGGCATCTTTCCTTACGAGATCGCCGAGACCAAGGTGAACCAGGTGATGGATTTCGCCCGGCAGAACCAGCATCCCCTGCAGTGCACCCTCGAAAAGGCCTGA
- the lptF gene encoding LPS export ABC transporter permease LptF, translated as MKFFSAIDRYIFRLVLMPMLGIFLLAASLLVLDKMLRLFDFVATQGGPVGVVFKMLANLLPEYASLAIPLGLMLGILLAFRKLATSSELDVMRAVGLSYTRLLRVPYLITIVLAGLNLAIVGYLQPLSRYYYEQLNYELKSGALGASIKVGEFTALKDRIALRIDESRDDGRRLIGIFARVANEKGQVLSISAREGQFLALQGAPDTVILRLEQGQIIQDMPGSSPRVLSFTRHDLPIDLPQIEKFRKRGGEDREYLLPELMKLGWSDERPRQERVASQANFNYRLVEVIMMLLLPLLAVALAIPPKRSSSSLGLFVSIVMVVAYHKVNQYAADVAALGRINPIIGLWGPFLVLALLILLMYYRVAYVPGGQAIGWLEKGAESVSKRLKSLLRRKRRGPLLPASADPS; from the coding sequence GTGAAATTCTTCAGCGCCATCGATCGCTACATCTTCCGCCTCGTGCTGATGCCCATGCTCGGCATCTTCCTGCTGGCGGCTTCCTTGCTCGTGCTCGACAAGATGCTGCGCCTGTTCGACTTCGTCGCAACGCAGGGCGGTCCCGTGGGCGTCGTGTTCAAGATGCTCGCCAACCTGCTGCCGGAATATGCCAGCCTGGCGATACCGCTGGGCCTGATGCTCGGCATCCTGCTCGCCTTTCGCAAGCTCGCCACGTCCAGCGAACTCGACGTCATGCGTGCCGTGGGGCTGAGCTATACGCGGCTCCTGCGCGTGCCGTACCTGATCACGATCGTCCTGGCCGGCCTCAACCTGGCCATCGTGGGCTACCTGCAGCCGCTCTCGCGCTATTATTACGAGCAGCTCAACTACGAGCTGAAGTCCGGTGCACTGGGCGCCTCGATCAAGGTGGGCGAATTTACCGCGCTCAAGGACCGAATTGCGCTGCGCATCGATGAGAGCCGCGACGATGGGCGCCGTCTCATCGGTATCTTCGCGCGCGTCGCCAACGAGAAGGGGCAGGTGCTCTCGATCTCCGCGCGCGAGGGCCAGTTCCTTGCGCTGCAGGGCGCGCCCGACACGGTCATCCTGCGGCTCGAGCAGGGCCAGATCATCCAGGATATGCCGGGCAGCAGCCCGCGCGTCCTCAGCTTCACCCGCCACGACCTGCCGATCGACCTGCCGCAGATCGAGAAGTTCCGCAAACGCGGCGGCGAGGACCGCGAGTATCTCCTGCCTGAACTGATGAAGCTGGGCTGGAGCGACGAGAGGCCCAGGCAGGAGCGCGTAGCGAGCCAGGCGAACTTCAACTACCGTCTGGTCGAAGTGATCATGATGCTGCTGCTGCCGCTGCTCGCGGTGGCGCTTGCAATCCCGCCCAAGCGATCGAGCTCTTCGCTCGGCCTGTTCGTCTCTATCGTCATGGTCGTGGCCTATCACAAGGTGAACCAGTACGCGGCGGACGTCGCCGCGCTTGGGCGGATCAATCCGATCATCGGCCTGTGGGGGCCGTTCCTGGTGCTCGCGTTGCTGATTCTCCTGATGTACTACCGCGTCGCCTATGTACCGGGCGGACAGGCGATCGGCTGGCTCGAAAAAGGCGCCGAGAGCGTCAGCAAGCGCCTGAAGTCACTGCTGCGCCGCAAGCGTCGCGGCCCGCTCCTCCCGGCCTCAGCGGATCCGTCCTGA